The Candidatus Effluviviaceae Genus V sp. DNA window TCACGACGCTCGTGACCGCGCTGACGGAGGCCGGCCTGGTCGAGACGCTCAAGGGCGAGGGACCGTTCACGGTGTTCGCCCCCACAGACGATGCCTTCGCGAAACTGCCCGAAGGGAAGGTCGAGGAGTTGCTCATGCCGGAGAACCGGGAGCTGCTCAAGGCGATCCTGACCTACCACGTCGTCCCCGGCAACGTGATGGCCGCGGACGTCGTCGGCCTGGACTCGGCGACGACGGTCAACGGACAGCGTCTCACGATCACCGTCGACGGCGGCAACGTCATGGTGGACAAGGCCGCGGTGACGCAGACCGACATCGAGGCGACGAACGGTGTCATCCACGTCATCGACTCGGTGCTCATGCCGGCGACGGGGACCATCGTGGAGGTCGCGGACAAGACCGGCAAGTTCGCGACGTTGCTGACGGCGGTCGAGGCCGCGGGCCTCACGGACGTCCTGATGGGCGAGGGGCCGTTCACGGTCTTCGCGCCGACCGACGACGCCTTCGCGAAGCTGCCCGGCGGCACCGTCGAGTCGCTTCTCAAGCCCGCGAACCTCGAGAAGCTGCAGACCATCCTGAAGTACCACGTCGTCTCGGGGCGCGTGTACTCGGATGAGGTCGTCGCGATGGACATGGTGGGAACACTGG harbors:
- a CDS encoding fasciclin domain-containing protein produces the protein MMKRMMGALVIALLAIAMLATGCAEQQGDIVETAVSAGSFTTLVTALTEAGLVETLKGEGPFTVFAPTDDAFAKLPEGKVEELLMPENRELLKAILTYHVVPGNVMAADVVGLDSATTVNGQRLTITVDGGNVMVDKAAVTQTDIEATNGVIHVIDSVLMPATGTIVEVADKTGKFATLLTAVEAAGLTDVLMGEGPFTVFAPTDDAFAKLPGGTVESLLKPANLEKLQTILKYHVVSGRVYSDEVVAMDMVGTLADMEAPVSVMDGKVMVGDTGVVKTDIEATNGVIHVIDAVMMPPE